One window from the genome of Gadus macrocephalus chromosome 7, ASM3116895v1 encodes:
- the LOC132460795 gene encoding titin-like isoform X17: MCSKLHSWQPGIKNPYRGVVMWPVPENVDISVTLFKEANAEEFEDKDWTFVIEGESKGHRKVLASADVNMRKFASPTPTQTDLTLKLKPLSVKVVEATLKLSLSCVFLREGKATDEDMQSVASLMSYKPTDVGDMDDFNESDEDEDKKSVTATGGQEAWPGSDTTVPPATLSLIGGEIHPIPLLSSPDLDALCDPEAPPLSASLPPRTTSRSTSLLGSSPFSLTSSQLPVSAPAPPTAAPPLRSWQPGWAPPSTQVDKNTNPFAMEATRAGPDPRESEPQRTKADTRAANQSVTQALQPSQTIVEEDEEDPKTSSSGQVVSELIVAPPPPWPFASTESSTPQQPSTNVLAAFITPKKNKEQAASKKHNHKPSEYSKPPLAEPEADFDDIMLDSLTRSGPSGGLFLEEEGSKRDTVKRCPPGTKLKAAEGHPPSETHASQEERRRMQEVQKKKEEEERLKKQKEEDRQRAREQEETEMEEEKKRRTLEEEERRALEGAEERRALEEAEERRALEEKRRVLKEEEKKRALEEEKKRALEEEKKRALEEEKRRALEEEKKRALEAEKRRALEEEKKRALEEEKKRALEEEKKRALEEEKRRALEEEKKRALEEEKRRALEEEKRRALEEEKRRALEEEKRRALEVEKKRALDEEKKRRALEEEEKKRALEEEKNRALEEEKKRALEEEKKRALEEEKRRALDEEKKRRALEEEKKKRALEEEKRRVLKEEEKKRALEEEKKRALEEEKRIALEEEKRRALEEEKRRALEEEKKRRALEEVEKKRALDEEKKRRALEEEEKKRALEEEKKKALEEEKKRALEEEKKKRALEEEKKRRALEEEEKRKALEEEKKRALMEEEKMRELEEEKRRLRAEEDRERSEMERRRKEEERLLQEKQEKQRLKQMEEKKRREEEAARRKRDEERILLEKKEQEECKREKERRVEKDRLLKEMKAEEEEGKRREQEKKKRLLEVEEERKRMEEKRLKEEKEKEEMRGREEKQRLKEEQRKQELERLLKEEKEMEEKRKREGEERISIAKEEEEQQRLLKEEETRTRQKEEKMRLEKQRVEEERKRREEEIKKRILKSEETRKRREEETKKRLVEAEEDRKRMEEKRLKELTEKEERKQERERLLKEEKEREEQERKQREEERRAQEEEKQRLLKEGERRKREEEEKQRLLKEAERMKREEEEKQRLLKEAERMKREEEEKQRLLKEEERMKREEKERLLKEAERMKREEEEEKQRLLKEEERMKREEKEKQRLLKEAERRKREEEEKERLLKEEERMKREEKERLLKEAERRKREEEEKQRLLKEEERIKREEKERLLKEAERRKREEEEKQRLLKEAERMKREEEEKERLLKEEERMKREEKERLLKEAERRKREEEEKERLLKEAERMKREEEEKERLLKEAEMMKREEEEKERLLKEAERRKREEEEKLLKEAERRKREEEEKQRLLKEAERMKREVEEKERLLKEAERMKREEEAKRVEKRRIEEERKRLELKERERIATEEKLLAEQREKEARQVEERQQVKEAKEREDRKAREESKMKEEEQEKKRMAEEERKKEEAEKRIRQEHQEKGRRQRDEDEESKNPPAPLSRVAINRSDEEKEKMRMIAGSKSTPGISKIPNTNTQQAEDKTSNLLPEARPVWAGMDAHERPGPLMHESRGLIATPPIEVLAHCNQLGPTIQPSAHNKPITLDVVSLVPPPEKFVEAEDPLWNALEGRDGITQEHSKPLGRGSPKEDATQRDKVQDLQPITAKEPDAIPSSAKPCPPPVTEPPRGPQAPPAIKPCPPTAAPQNETPTDGVMADPRPSSANQKPAPEKEGPLWAALEEAGDSGGGGGREDGSDAVDGGVDKCVNREEVCEAGQQPEASVGLMSAVVRVFYRGFESVASILHSHDARQPCSSPDGPPALRAPEGHGVALLSISDLPSVSETDTSPLSLPEVDIMPPAAFGDIIKGQPIGGEKQPKVELSLAVNSTGKSPNQGMETSGLVARLRLAASEAEREREEREIEGRKEKEEEGKGEEGERAVFGTKEKMQETEQSQGWLEIGGKERQHMKGGREESQQVRKEEHDEDQTKRGRHRGEEREGGRGKLERQGNEGTMFSSVSLKHNSQSGACPPLKEVEFEEIAHEERLDTDKSKDRSGPKSLTKTDLKDTGSAGKRDQVPEEGKPKVQRPDGASHVSADEACEVPPPKLAKRANSALQAVPVWMREEDSEELEYETGQEDIGTVWSAELYMEGGGVADLSVTQAAPGGSAGPPPTVIPQPLLHGSAVNQPKAFRESVSLKIQALPANRCSPAAPEQEVGAGQTPGVTHGNADKPQTFGQEVGASRTPVISHGNTHKPQRSGQEVGAGRTPGGSHGNADKPQTSGQEVRAGRTPGVSHGNAHKLQKSGQEVGAGRTPGLSHGNADKLRMSGQEDGIIQTGVVSTSVELVDTQAGPMGKDLVPSPVVPWPLPSDTQPTEENAGSKGARMETETPANKAEATDVSYETKLITLEAKADGNQIPEGSLEAKDQALQEEEQLLLAKIQKMTAKTSPFPVSRGKKLLIPDLKDIDGDITDPESQSQTSTGSGSSTFEKAFVDEPSHLIGSCFTVLEEVSLADAREVGIPELREAVREDKEALNREENKPVPTQQPPTFPNGRAKAPEEPCGLQTRPKNLPTGAPGSNREGSFPGAPVTGGGSAMRDPDRTSSVPPPQSGMKRGPSSHGESQQGPAQPGGPVAVGSAARPDPSEGLVSSSQSLLEWCQEMTQGYRGLKITNFSTSWRNGLAFCAILHHSTQR; encoded by the exons ATGTGCTCCAAG CTCCACAGTTGGCAGCCGGGCATCAAGAACCCGTACCGGGGCGTGGTCATGTGGCCGGTCCCTGAGAACGTGGACATCTCTGTGACGCTCTTCAAG GAAGCCAATGCAGAGGAATTTGAGGACAAAGACTGGACCTTTGTTATTGAGGGT gAGAGCAAGGGCCACAGGAAGGTCCTGGCGTCGGCCGACGTCAACATGAGGAAGTTCgccagccccacccccacccagacgGACCTGACACTGAAGCTGAAGCCGCTGTCCGTCAAAGTGGTGGAGGCCACCCTCAAGCTGTCGCTGTCCTGCGTCTTCCTGCGGGAGGGGAAGGCTAC GGACGAGGACATGCAGAGTGTGGCCAGCCTGATGAGCTACAAGCCCACCGACGTCGGCGACATGGACGACTTCAACGAGAGTGATGAAGACGAGGACAAGAAGTCTGTCACTGCTACAG GAGGTCAGGAGGCGTGGCCTGGATCCGACACCACAGTCCCCCCCGCTACTCTTTCTCTGATTGGCGGCGAGATCCACCCTATCCCCCTCCTGTCCAGCCCCGACCTCGACGCCCTGTGTGACCCGGAAGCCCCGCCTCTTTCCGCCTCCCTGCCCCCTCGCACAACCTCTCGCTCCACTTCCCTACTTGGCTCCTCCCCTTTCAGTCTTACTTCCTCTCAGCTTCCTGTGTCtgcccctgctcctcctactGCTGCACCTCCCCTGAGGTCCTGGCAGCCAG GATGGGCCCCCCCGTCAACCCAAGTGGATAAGAACACGAACCCGTTCGCCATGGAAGCGACCCGCGCTGGCCCGGACCCCAGGGAGTCGGAGCCTCAGCGCACCAAGGCCGACACGAGGGCGGCGAACCAGAGCGTCACGCAGGccctgcagccctcacagaccatagtggaggaggacgaggaggacccAAAGACCAGCAG TTCTGGCCAAGTCGTTTCCGAGCTGAttgtagccccgccccctccctggcCATTCGCCAGCACCGAGAGCTCCACCCCTCAGCAGCCCTCCACCAATGTGCTGGCAGCTTTTattacacccaaaaaaaacaaagaacagGCTGCCTCCAAAAAGCACAACCATAAGCCATCTGAATATTCAAAGCCGCCATTGGCTGAGCCAGAAGCAGACTTTGATGACATCATGTTGGACTCTTTAACCCGGAGTGGGCCGTCAGGAGGCTTGTTCCTGGAAGAGGAGGGCTCTAAACGAGACACGGTCAAAAGGTGTCCTCCAGG tacgAAGCTGAAGGCCGCTGAAGGCCATCCTCCCTCGGAGACTCACGCctcacaggaggagaggaggaggatgcagGAAGTgcagaaaaagaaagaagaggaagaaaggtTGAAAAAACAGAaggaggaagacagacagagggcaagggagcaggaggagacggaaatggaggaggagaagaagaggagaactctggaggaggaggagaggagagctctggagggggcggaggagaggagagctctggaggaggcggaggagaggagagctctggaggagaagaggagagtcctaaaagaggaggagaagaagagagctctagaggaagagaagaagagagctctagaggaagagaagaagagagctctagaggaagagaagaggagagctctagaggaagagaagaagagagctctagaggcagagaagaggagagctctagaggaggagaagaagagagctctagaggaagagaagaagagagctctagaggaagagaagaagagagctctagaggaagagaagaggagagctctagaggaagagaagaagagagctctagaggaagagaagaggagagctctagaggaggagaagaggagagctctagaggaggagaagaggagagctctagaggaggagaagaggagagccctggaggtggagaagaagagagctctagatgaagagaagaagaggagggcactggaggaggaggagaagaagagagctctagaggaggagaagaatagagctctagaggaggagaagaagagagctctagaggaggagaagaagagagctctagaggaggagaagaggagggctctagatgaagagaagaagaggagggcactggaggaggagaagaagaagagagctctagaggaagagaagaggagagtcctaaaagaggaggagaagaagagagctctagaggaagagaagaagagagctctagaggaagagaagaggatagctctagaggaggagaagaggagagctctagaggaagagaagaggagggctctagaggaggagaagaagaggagagctctggaggaggtggagaagaagagagctctagatgaagagaagaagaggagagctctggaggaggaggagaagaagagagctctagaagaggagaagaagaaagctctagaggaggagaagaagagagctctagaggaagagaagaagaagagagctctggaggaggagaagaagaggagagctctagaggaagaggagaagaggaaagcactggaggaggagaagaagagagctctaatggaggaggagaagatgagagaattggaggaggagaaaaggagactGCGGGCAGAGGAGGACCGGGAGcggagtgagatggagagaaggaggaaggaggaggaaaggctCCTTCAGGAAAAACAGGAGAAACAGAGATTGAAGCAAAtggaggaaaagaagaggagggaggaggaggcagcgaggaggaagagggatgaggagaggatCCTCCTAGagaagaaggagcaggaagagtgcaagagagagaaggagaggagagtggaaaAGGACAGATTGCTGAAAGAGATGAAggctgaagaggaggaggggaaaaggagagagcaggagaaaaaaaagcgGCTCCTggaagtagaggaggagaggaagaggatggaggagaaACGCTTAAAagaggaaaaggaaaaggaagagatgagaggaagagaagagaaacaGCGTCTCAAAGAGGAGCAGCGAAAACAGGAGCTGGAGAGGCTTCtgaaagaggagaaagaaatggaggagaaaaggaaaagggagggagaggagagaattaGTATAGcaaaagaggaggaagaacagCAGAGACTGCTAAAGGAAGAGGAGACAAGAACAAGACAAAAGGAAGAGaagatgagattggagaagcagcgtgtggaggaggagagaaaaaggagagaggaggagataaaaAAGAGGATCTTGAAGTCAGAGGAGACgagaaaaaggagagaggaggagacaaaaAAGAGGCttgtggaggcggaggaggacagGAAAAGGATGGAGGAGAAACGCTTGAAAGAATTAACGGAAAAGGAAGAGcgaaaacaagagagagagaggctcttgaaagaggagaaagaaagggaggagcaggaaaggaaacagagagaggaggagagaagagcgcaagaggaggagaagcagagactcctaaaggaaggagagaggaggaagagagaggaggaggagaagcagagactcctaaaggaagcagagaggatgaagagagaggaggaggagaagcagagactcctaaaggaagcagagaggatgaagagagaggaggaggagaagcagagacTCCTAAAGGAagaagagaggatgaagagagaggagaaggagagactcctaaaggaagcagagaggatgaagagagaggaggaggaggagaagcagagacTCCTAAAGGAagaagagaggatgaagagagaggagaaggagaagcagaGACTCCTAAaggaagcagagaggaggaagagagaggaggaggagaaggagagactcctaaaggaagaagagaggatgaagagagaggagaaggagagactcctaaaggaagcagagaggaggaagagagaggaggaggagaagcagagacTCCTAAAGGAAGAAGAgaggataaagagagaggagaaggagagactcctaaaggaagcagagaggaggaagagagaggaggaggagaagcagagactcctaaaggaagcagagaggatgaagagggaggaggaggagaaggagagactcctaaaggaagaagagaggatgaagagagaggagaaggagagactcctgaaggaagcagagaggaggaagagagaggaggaggagaaggagagactcctaaaggaagcagagaggatgaagagagaggaggaggagaaggagagactccTAAAGGAAGCAGAGatgatgaagagagaggaggaggagaaggagagactcctaaaggaagcagagaggaggaagagagaggaggaggagaaactcctaaaggaagcagagaggaggaagagagaggaggaggagaagcagagactcctaaaggaagcagagaggatgaagagagaggtggaggagaaggagagactcctaaaggaagcagagaggatgaagagagaggaggaggcgaagaGAGTAGAGAAGCGACGCatcgaggaggagaggaaacggCTAGAGctgaaagaaagagagcgaatTGCAACAGAGGAGAAACTTCTAGCAgagcagagggagaaggaagcgagacaggtggaggagagacaACAAGTGAAAGAGgcaaaggagagggaggatcgAAAAGCCAGGGAAGAGAGTAAAATGAAAGAAGAGGaacaagagaaaaagagaatggctgaggaggaaaggaagaagGAAGAGGCAGAGAAGAGGATCAGACAGGAGCAtcaggagaaggggaggagacagagggatgaAGATGAGGAGAGTAAGAATCCTCCTGCTCCATTGTCCAGGGTGGCGATCAACAGATCAgatgaagagaaggagaagatgagAATGATAGCTGGATCCAAGTCTACTCCTGGCATCTCAAAAATCCCTAACACCAATACCCAACAGGCTGAGGACAAAACCTCCAATCTGCTTCCTGAAGCCAGACCGGTCTGGGCTGGAATGGACGCCCACGAACG TCCGGGGCCACTGATGCATGAATCGAGAGGCTTGATTGCCACTCCACCAATCGAAGTGCTTGCTCACTGCAACCAATTGGGCCCCACCATTCAGCCCTCTGCTCACAACAAACCAATTACGTTAGACGTGGTGTCCCTGGTCCCGCCCCCTGAGAAGTTTGTGGAAGCAGAGGATCCTCTGTGGAACGCTCTAGAAGGGAGGGACGGTATTACTCAGGAACACTCTAAACCCCTTGGCAGAGG CTCGCCGAAGGAAGACGCCACCCAAAGGGACAAAGTACAGgaccttcagccaatcacagcgaaGGAGCCCGATGCCATCCCTTCCTCTGCTAAACCCTGCCCCCCGCCGGTCACAGAGCCCCCCAGGGGGCCCCAGGCCCCCCCGGCCATCAAACCCTGCCCCCCAACCGCCGCTCCGCAGAACGAGACGCCGACGGACGGCGTCATGGCGGACCCTCGGCcgtcctcagccaatcagaagcctgCACCTGAAAAGGAGGGGCCTCTGTGGGCGGccctggaggaggcgggggactccggggggggaggggggagagaggacgggagTGATGCTGTTGACGGAGG CGTCGATAAGTgtgtgaacagagaggaggtgtgtgaggcAGGCCAGCAGCCTGAGGCGTCAGTAGGCCTCATGTCTGCGGTAGTCAGGGTGTTTTACAGAGG CTTTGAGTCAGTGGCCTCCATCCTCCACTCCCATGACGCACGTCAGCCGTGCTCCTCTCCAGACGGGCCCCCGGCCCTCAGGGCCCCGGAGGGCCACGGCGTCGCCCTCTTATCCATTTCAGACCTTCCTAGTGTCTCTGAGACGGACACGAGTCCACTTTCTCTCCCTGAGGTGGACATTATGCCCCCGGCTGCTTTTGGGGACATCATAAAGGGACAACCAATTGGTGGAGAGAAGCAACCCAAGGTTGAACTGTCGTTGGCTGTTAATAGTACAGGGAAGTCACCCAATCAGGGGATGGAGACTTCTGGTCTGGTGGCCCGTCTGAGGCTGGCTGCCAGcgaggcagagcgggagagggaggaaagggaaatagaggggaggaaagagaaggaagaagaaggaaagggagaagagggggagagggcagtTTTCGGGACGAAAGAGAAAATGCAAGAAACTGAACAGAGCCAGGGATGGCTAGAAATAGGAGGCAAAGAGAGGCAACATATGAAAGGAGGCCGAGAGGAAAGTCAGCAGGTGAGGAAAGAGGAGCATGATGAGGATCAGACAAAGAGAGGAAGacacaggggggaggagagggaggggggaagggggaagttGGAGAGACAGGGAAATGAAGGGACAATGTTTTCATCTGTGTCTCTCAAGCACAACAGCCAATCAGGTGCTTGTCCTCCACTTAAAGAGGTGGAGTTTGAGGAAATAGCACATGAGGAAAGGCTTGACACAGACAAATCCAAAGACAGATCTGGTCCCAAGTCATTGACCAAGACTGATCTGAAAGACACAGGTTCAGCTGGTAAGAGAGATCAGGTCCCAGAGGAAGGCAAGCCCAAAGTTCAGCGGCCCGATGGAGCCTCTCACGTCTCCGCGGATGAAGCATGCGAAGTCCCTCCTCCAAAACTGGCAAAAAGAGCGAATTCAGCGCTGCAAGCCGTCCCCGTgtggatgagagaggaggacagcgaGGAGCTGGAGTACGAGACGGGACAGGAGGACATCGGCACCGTCTGGTCAGCTGAGCTGtacatggagggaggggg cGTGGCGGATCTGTCCGTGACCCAGGCTGCACCAGGTGGTTCTGCCGGGCCTCCTCCCACGGTCATCCCACAACCTCTGCTCCACGGCTCAGCTGTCAATCAACCAAAGGCATTCAGGGAATCTGTCTCTTTGAAGATTCAGGCTCTGCCGGCCAATCGGTGCTCCCCGGCCGCGCCAGAACAGGAAGTAGGAGCTGGTCAGACACCGGGCGTCACCCACGGTAACGCTGACAAGCCACAGACGTTTGGACAGGAAGTAGGAGCTAGTCGGACACCGGTCATCTCCCACGGTAACACTCATAAGCCGCAGAGGTCGGGACAGGAGGTAGGAGCTGGTCGGACACCGGGCGGCTCACACGGTAACGCTGACAAGCCACAGACGTCGGGACAGGAAGTAAGAGCTGGTCGGACACCGGGCGTCTCCCACGGTAACGCTCACAAACTGCAGAAGTCGGGACAGGAAGTAGGAGCTGGTCGGACACCGGGCCTCTCCCACGGTAACGCTGACAAGCTGCGGATGTCGGGACAGGAAGATGGCATAATTCAAACGGGCGTGGTTTCCACTTCCGTTGAGTTGGTGGACACGCAGGCCGGTCCGATGGGAAAGGACCTGGTCCCATCGCCTGTAGTaccctggcccctcccctcaGATACACAACCCACCGAGGAGAACGCCGGCTCAAAGGGTGCCAGGATGGAAACGGAGACACCTGCCAACAAGGCAGAAGCGACTGACGTGTCTTACGAGACCAAACTTATTACCCTTGAAGCAAAGGCTGACGGGAACCAAATCCCTGAGGGGAGCCTTGAGGCCAAAGACCAGGCACTCCAGGAAGAAGAACAGCTCCTATTGGCTAAGATCCAGAAGATGACAGCCAAAACATCACCTTTCCCAGTGTCTCGAGGCAAAAAGCTCCTCATACCCGACCTCAAAGATATCGACGGTGACATCACAGACCCTGAGAGCCAATCCCAAACCAGCACTGGCTCTGGAAGCTCCACTTTCGAAAAAGCTTTTGTCGACGAGCCGTCGCATTTGATTGGTTCATGCTTCACCGTGCTTGAGGAAGTTTCATTGGCTGATGCTAGAGAGGTAGGGATCCCAGAACTAAGAGAGGCAGTCCGAGAAGATAAGGAGGCATTGAACCGGGAAGAAAACAAACCAGT GCCCACCCAGCAGCCCCCCACCTTTCCAAACGGCAGAGCGAAGGCACCTGAGGAGCCATGCGGGCTTCAGACTCGACCTAAGAACCTGCCCACCGGCGCTCCGGGATCCAATCGGGAGGGTTCCTTTCCCGGCGCTCCAGTTACCGGGGGGGGGTCAGCGATGCGTGACCCAGACAGAACCTCTTccgttcctcctcctcaaaGCGGAATGAAGAGGGGCCCTTCCTCCCACGGGGAGTCACAGCAAGGCCCCGCTCAGCCTGGAGGACCGGTGGCAGTGGGGTCCGCCGCCAGGCCGGACCCTTCAGAG ggGCTGGTGAGCTCCAGTCAGTCTCTGCTAGAGTGGTGTCAAGAGATGACCCAGGGCTACCGGGGGTTAAAGATCACCAACTTCAGCACCTCCTGGAGGAACGGGTTGGCCTTCTGTGCCATCCTGCATCACTCCACCCAGAGATGa